A genomic window from Paenibacillus sp. FSL K6-0276 includes:
- a CDS encoding Gfo/Idh/MocA family oxidoreductase: MTLRVGIVGTGWFSKVHADLLAGMEDVRLQAVCGSSKAKGEDMARPYGAAGYGDITEMLDAETLDAVYICVPPQSHGAIERSLIKRDIPFFIEKPLSMTTEIPASLLQDIKEHNLLTSVGYHFRYQENVKRLKETLRGDKVGMIMGQWMGGMPGVAWWRDQKQSGGQFTEQTTHIVDLVRYLAGEVKEVYGMFGNRIMHEQHEGVSVADVGTVSMKLENGIIANISNTCVLPDQVGSVGLSFYNDRGLLDWNPDRLLEVRSGNSTEFENTGNPYLVESEAFLYAVRTGDRSRILCDYEDGYKTLKVTCAAYDSAQSGLPVKF, translated from the coding sequence ATGACATTAAGAGTGGGTATTGTGGGTACAGGTTGGTTCTCTAAGGTACATGCTGATTTGCTGGCAGGGATGGAGGATGTCCGTTTGCAGGCGGTTTGCGGAAGCAGTAAGGCCAAAGGCGAGGATATGGCACGTCCATACGGTGCTGCTGGATATGGTGATATTACGGAGATGCTCGATGCGGAGACGTTAGATGCTGTCTATATTTGTGTGCCTCCACAATCTCATGGTGCGATCGAACGTTCATTAATCAAGAGGGATATTCCTTTTTTTATAGAAAAGCCGCTTAGTATGACCACTGAAATTCCTGCGAGCTTGTTGCAAGATATTAAAGAGCATAATTTGCTAACCTCGGTAGGGTATCATTTTCGCTATCAGGAGAACGTTAAACGTCTGAAAGAAACTTTGCGTGGTGACAAGGTCGGTATGATTATGGGGCAATGGATGGGCGGCATGCCAGGCGTAGCTTGGTGGCGTGATCAGAAGCAATCCGGAGGACAATTCACAGAACAGACTACACATATCGTGGATTTGGTGCGCTATCTAGCCGGAGAAGTGAAGGAAGTCTACGGCATGTTTGGAAACCGGATTATGCATGAGCAGCATGAAGGTGTGAGCGTCGCAGATGTGGGCACCGTATCCATGAAGCTTGAAAATGGAATTATTGCTAATATTTCAAATACATGCGTTTTGCCTGATCAGGTAGGAAGTGTAGGTCTTAGCTTCTATAATGATCGGGGACTATTGGACTGGAACCCGGATCGTCTATTGGAAGTGCGAAGCGGCAATAGTACCGAATTTGAGAATACTGGAAACCCATATTTAGTGGAGAGTGAAGCCTTCCTATATGCTGTACGGACGGGAGATCGTTCACGTATTTTATGCGACTATGAGGATGGATACAAGACCCTCAAAGTCACCTGTGCGGCCTACGATTCAGCACAAAGTGGATTGCCTGTTAAGTTCTAA
- a CDS encoding helicase C-terminal domain-containing protein: protein MNHTVTLSVRNLVEYVFRSGSIEPGFHGTASMVEGTRIHQKIQKQYKEGDRKEVYLKTEIPYGSLLYIVDGRCDGLLVSEDGSFTVEEIKSTSGLLDLLEEGHEVHWAQALMYAYMVSLEQELSSIQVKLTYVHRATDEQKSLYRTLALEELISFANDTVARYAPYAEMMVRHDTNKEQSLRKLSFPFPSYRKGQRHFAGAVYKSIVEKVSLFAQAPTGIGKTMSTLFPVLKAMGEGQAKGLFYLTAKTVTRFAAEEAISLLLTQGLQLHVITLTAKEKACFREEGICGKDSCPYADGYYDRINDAVMDLLKHETLMSRDTIALYAHKHKVCPFEFSLDAAYACDVVICDYNYIYDPRISLKRLTEERKRETVLLVDEAHNLVDRGREMFSASLLKAPFLEIQRQYKEVNRNLSNAAKSVNAFFISLRKICNEEGQGQWASFPEELPGLLETFSLEAEQELIHPNSSIVPLNGEGENVLLDTYFAVQGMLRTFKTYDERYLTYAEVRRGDVYIKLFNLDPSHLLRQMSKSFRSQILFSATLSPLSYYRDMIGAVEEDYSLTVSSPFQKEQWEVTVLPVSTRYHDREASLIPLTKALSQMVSKKGNYLVFFPSYLYLQNVYQAFTENYPEIRTLMQDTGMSEQARESFLASFRPDNDETLLGFAVLGGIFSEGVDLPGDRLNGVMVVGVGLPQLGLERNLLRQYFNTRGKNGFDYAYVYPGMCKVLQAGGRLIRSETDTGIIVLADDRFLQSPYMHLLPEEWRDYLNRY, encoded by the coding sequence GTGAATCATACAGTAACCCTATCGGTTAGAAACCTCGTTGAGTATGTTTTTCGCAGCGGTAGTATTGAGCCTGGATTTCACGGCACTGCCTCTATGGTCGAAGGAACACGAATTCATCAGAAGATACAAAAGCAATATAAGGAGGGCGACCGCAAGGAGGTATATCTGAAGACAGAAATTCCTTATGGAAGCTTACTCTATATTGTGGATGGGCGCTGTGATGGATTACTTGTTTCCGAGGATGGGAGCTTTACGGTCGAAGAAATCAAATCAACCTCCGGGCTACTGGATTTGCTGGAAGAGGGACATGAGGTTCATTGGGCACAGGCGCTAATGTACGCTTATATGGTATCGCTGGAGCAGGAGCTTTCCTCTATTCAGGTTAAGCTTACCTATGTCCACCGGGCTACTGATGAGCAAAAAAGCTTGTACCGAACATTGGCTTTAGAAGAACTGATTTCATTTGCTAATGACACCGTAGCCAGATATGCTCCATACGCTGAGATGATGGTTCGTCATGATACTAATAAAGAGCAGAGTCTTCGAAAACTGTCTTTTCCGTTTCCTTCTTATCGAAAGGGACAACGGCATTTTGCCGGAGCAGTGTACAAGTCAATTGTGGAAAAAGTCAGCTTATTCGCTCAGGCGCCCACAGGTATCGGAAAAACAATGTCGACATTGTTCCCTGTCCTTAAAGCAATGGGCGAAGGACAAGCCAAAGGATTGTTCTATTTAACGGCTAAGACGGTTACCCGTTTTGCCGCGGAGGAAGCTATCTCGCTGCTGCTGACGCAGGGACTTCAGCTGCATGTCATTACACTTACTGCTAAAGAGAAGGCTTGTTTTCGAGAAGAGGGAATTTGCGGTAAGGATTCCTGTCCCTATGCGGATGGTTATTATGATCGGATTAACGATGCGGTAATGGATCTGCTTAAGCATGAGACGCTGATGAGCAGGGACACCATTGCACTGTATGCTCACAAACATAAAGTGTGCCCGTTTGAGTTCTCACTGGATGCAGCCTATGCCTGCGATGTGGTGATCTGCGATTACAATTATATATATGATCCTCGGATCAGCTTGAAACGGCTAACGGAAGAACGAAAGAGAGAAACGGTGCTTCTGGTAGATGAAGCGCATAATCTGGTGGACCGGGGACGGGAAATGTTCTCCGCCTCTTTGTTGAAGGCACCTTTTCTGGAAATCCAGCGTCAGTACAAGGAAGTAAACCGAAATTTGAGTAATGCAGCTAAATCGGTGAATGCTTTTTTTATCTCCCTTCGCAAAATTTGCAATGAAGAGGGGCAAGGGCAGTGGGCTTCGTTCCCCGAGGAGCTGCCAGGATTGCTTGAGACTTTTTCCTTGGAAGCGGAACAGGAGCTTATTCATCCAAACTCCAGCATTGTTCCTCTGAATGGAGAAGGAGAAAATGTTCTCCTGGATACATATTTTGCAGTTCAAGGGATGCTTCGCACATTTAAGACCTATGATGAACGCTACTTAACCTATGCTGAGGTTCGGCGCGGTGATGTGTATATCAAGTTATTCAATTTGGATCCCTCGCATCTACTTCGGCAAATGTCCAAGAGCTTTCGAAGTCAGATTCTGTTCTCCGCTACGCTTTCCCCATTATCGTACTACCGGGATATGATTGGTGCAGTGGAGGAAGATTACAGTTTAACCGTTTCATCTCCTTTTCAGAAGGAGCAGTGGGAGGTAACCGTGCTGCCTGTCTCCACACGTTATCATGACCGGGAAGCTTCCCTAATTCCGTTGACTAAAGCATTGAGTCAAATGGTGTCCAAGAAGGGCAATTATCTTGTTTTCTTTCCTTCTTACCTATATTTGCAGAATGTATATCAGGCCTTTACCGAGAATTACCCCGAAATACGAACATTGATGCAGGATACGGGCATGAGTGAGCAAGCTAGAGAAAGTTTTTTAGCTTCATTCCGTCCAGACAATGATGAGACACTGTTAGGATTTGCTGTACTCGGAGGGATTTTTTCTGAAGGTGTAGATCTGCCGGGGGATCGTCTCAATGGGGTAATGGTTGTCGGCGTTGGTCTGCCACAGCTTGGTCTTGAGCGCAATCTGCTGCGTCAGTATTTTAATACCAGAGGTAAAAACGGCTTTGATTATGCCTATGTCTACCCAGGAATGTGCAAGGTATTGCAAGCTGGCGGCAGGTTGATTCGCAGCGAGACGGATACAGGTATTATCGTGTTGGCTGATGATCGCTTTTTGCAGAGTCCGTATATGCATTTACTGCCCGAAGAATGGAGAGATTATCTTAACCGCTATTAA
- a CDS encoding LTA synthase family protein encodes MSSFNIKQWIIKPFVFFTILFILKAFLAWGVIFDDVLPWKSLLTEIPFAWALFCIIERFASKRKLGYYMTVNLLVTAIFFAAIMYFKYYGVIVTYHAAEQVNQVTAVSNSVFSLMDPYYLLIFTDIIVLGGYFFFNKKGRVFKKENINRHSGKLKYSVLFAVSLGLCLFNILPNKASMNEIKKAQEMGILNYEAYTIFAKEEPELVQSSDITQDTINELKGINTTASSPLHGTAKGKNLIIIQLESFQNFLMGLQLDGQEITPNLNKVMKDSLYFPNFYQMVGQGNTSDAEFVVNTSAYIPPRGAATMSYVDKVLPSLPRLLKDNGYQTATFHTNVVEFWNRGELYESLGFDHYYDRSFFGEDDVFFFGASDDTLYSKTANKLKDMSKEGQPFYAQVISMSAHHPFTIPEEKYRMKLPERYEGTFVGDYIRSQNYADDAFGHFVEELKANGVWDNSVIMIYGDHMGLPIYSLDHDDKQLMTEIYGHEYTYADMLNIPLLIHAGDSTAPQTLEQVGGEVDIMPTAAGLLGISLENNLVFGQDLLSQTYNLLPERYYLPSGSFISSSGLLIPGNSFEDNTQYPIYNGKASAATEDEYNRALRLLQLSHSYITQLPDKPIEP; translated from the coding sequence GTGTCATCCTTTAACATTAAACAGTGGATCATTAAACCTTTTGTGTTTTTCACGATACTCTTTATTCTAAAAGCTTTCTTGGCTTGGGGTGTAATTTTTGACGATGTGCTACCTTGGAAGTCATTACTGACAGAAATCCCTTTTGCCTGGGCACTCTTCTGTATCATTGAACGTTTCGCTTCCAAACGCAAGCTTGGATATTACATGACGGTCAATTTATTAGTGACAGCCATCTTTTTCGCAGCCATTATGTATTTTAAATATTATGGGGTCATTGTAACTTACCATGCAGCGGAGCAGGTGAATCAAGTCACAGCCGTCAGCAACAGCGTATTCTCACTAATGGATCCTTACTACCTGTTAATCTTTACAGATATCATTGTCCTAGGAGGCTATTTCTTCTTTAATAAGAAAGGCCGAGTCTTTAAGAAAGAGAATATCAACCGTCATAGTGGAAAACTGAAGTACAGTGTTCTATTCGCGGTCTCACTTGGTCTATGCTTGTTCAACATTTTACCTAATAAGGCTAGTATGAACGAAATTAAGAAGGCTCAGGAAATGGGTATTCTTAATTATGAAGCCTATACGATCTTTGCTAAAGAAGAACCAGAGCTTGTGCAATCAAGTGACATTACACAGGATACCATCAACGAACTGAAGGGGATTAATACTACGGCTAGTTCCCCACTTCACGGCACGGCTAAAGGCAAAAATCTCATTATTATTCAATTGGAATCCTTCCAGAACTTTTTGATGGGACTTCAGCTAGACGGACAAGAGATTACACCGAACCTGAACAAGGTGATGAAGGATAGTCTCTACTTCCCTAATTTCTATCAAATGGTCGGTCAAGGGAATACGTCGGATGCGGAGTTCGTAGTGAACACTTCCGCCTACATTCCGCCACGTGGAGCGGCTACGATGTCCTATGTGGATAAGGTGCTACCAAGTCTGCCACGCTTGCTTAAAGACAATGGTTATCAAACCGCAACATTCCACACCAATGTTGTAGAATTCTGGAACCGTGGCGAACTATATGAATCACTGGGCTTCGATCATTATTATGATCGCTCATTTTTCGGTGAAGATGATGTTTTCTTCTTCGGCGCTTCTGATGATACGCTCTACAGTAAGACAGCCAATAAGCTAAAAGACATGAGCAAAGAGGGTCAACCTTTCTACGCTCAGGTTATTTCGATGTCAGCGCATCACCCATTCACAATCCCTGAGGAAAAATACCGCATGAAGCTGCCAGAGCGTTACGAAGGTACTTTTGTGGGTGACTATATCCGTTCCCAGAACTATGCGGATGATGCCTTCGGACATTTCGTAGAAGAGCTTAAAGCGAATGGCGTATGGGATAACAGCGTGATCATGATTTATGGAGACCATATGGGACTGCCCATTTATTCTCTCGATCATGATGATAAGCAATTAATGACTGAAATTTATGGTCATGAATATACCTATGCGGATATGTTAAACATTCCTCTGCTCATTCATGCAGGAGACAGCACAGCACCACAGACCTTAGAGCAAGTCGGTGGCGAAGTGGATATTATGCCAACTGCTGCTGGTCTTCTTGGAATTTCATTAGAGAATAACCTGGTTTTCGGTCAAGATTTACTCAGTCAGACTTATAATTTGCTGCCAGAGCGATATTATTTACCTTCAGGATCTTTCATTTCCAGCTCAGGACTACTTATTCCGGGTAACAGCTTTGAAGATAATACCCAATATCCTATTTATAATGGAAAAGCATCGGCTGCCACTGAGGATGAATACAACCGAGCATTGAGACTTCTACAGCTTTCCCATAGCTACATTACGCAGCTGCCAGACAAACCAATTGAACCTTAG
- a CDS encoding MarR family transcriptional regulator: MPQQVDPLIERLGLSMWRVQRKIMSQMSLHKELGLTVPQMGLLNIVAKEKKSRVVQLAECMEVKSSAITVMLDRLEALGFIKRETDGKDRRAVVVTITEQGQQMLEEGHFRSKQLLAEHLSILKPEELQNFAEYYRMIENQER; encoded by the coding sequence ATGCCACAGCAAGTAGATCCGTTAATAGAGCGTCTTGGATTGTCCATGTGGAGGGTACAGCGTAAGATCATGTCTCAAATGTCTTTGCATAAAGAACTCGGACTTACTGTACCTCAAATGGGTCTGTTAAATATAGTAGCGAAAGAGAAGAAGTCGCGGGTGGTACAGCTGGCGGAGTGTATGGAGGTCAAATCCAGTGCCATTACAGTGATGTTGGATCGTCTGGAAGCGCTGGGTTTTATTAAGCGTGAGACGGATGGGAAAGATCGGAGAGCGGTTGTCGTGACCATCACCGAGCAAGGTCAGCAAATGCTTGAAGAAGGACATTTCCGTTCAAAACAACTGCTTGCTGAGCATTTATCCATACTGAAGCCGGAAGAACTGCAAAATTTCGCGGAGTATTACCGTATGATCGAGAATCAGGAACGGTAA
- a CDS encoding methyl-accepting chemotaxis protein, with protein sequence MKLATKLTWMMFSVLLLVGSSIGFFGYRTAYKQVDEAAGIELVGCANITTGLIDPSDITALIAGDQSKLEAIEDRIGWIVAHKAIFKEAFILSLDGKILAADSSFKARGYKAGDTFYFSDEEKEKITTSKHSAYSKVYTYEGTSLKTGYGPIYQDHDPSKPIVALMAINFDGPLIQERTRDIIVQPFITGASILVIAIVAAYLSIRRMVSPLTKLSRGVNLVAQGDLTHDPITFNSKDEIGTLARNFNDMTQSLRMLITEVNETSMQVASSSEELSASAQETNRAGEHSVNVTIELADGANTQLQNLEGGYKSVQDLSRFITEIAGNADHAMNDAANNANKARTGREAMDSTTKQMSIVSDSIADLAVIIETLGGYSKEIENIVGTIASIAEETNLLSLNAAIEAARAGEEGRGFAVVAHSVRKLAERSAHSAAQIGQLVSIIVNQMDQAGETMKRSTEEMDQGREMIVTAGQSFSEIEMSVSGMASQSQQISGTVRELALISDGLVAALQNIVDVANQTASGAETLSASSQEQLAAMEEVESAAGFLSSLAEKLQILIERFKV encoded by the coding sequence ATGAAATTGGCAACAAAATTAACTTGGATGATGTTCAGCGTGTTACTTCTTGTGGGCTCATCCATCGGGTTCTTCGGATACCGTACTGCGTACAAGCAAGTAGACGAAGCAGCAGGTATCGAATTGGTAGGATGCGCCAATATTACAACCGGGCTGATTGACCCATCAGACATTACCGCATTAATTGCAGGAGATCAAAGTAAACTGGAGGCTATCGAGGACCGGATTGGTTGGATTGTGGCACATAAGGCTATTTTTAAAGAGGCGTTCATTTTATCTCTAGATGGAAAGATACTCGCGGCAGATTCAAGCTTCAAAGCAAGAGGCTATAAAGCAGGCGATACTTTTTATTTCTCAGATGAAGAGAAGGAAAAGATCACTACATCTAAGCATTCCGCCTACTCCAAGGTTTATACATACGAAGGCACATCACTCAAGACGGGATACGGCCCCATCTATCAAGATCATGATCCGTCCAAGCCTATAGTCGCTCTAATGGCTATTAACTTCGACGGCCCATTAATTCAAGAACGGACCCGAGACATTATTGTCCAGCCTTTTATTACTGGGGCCTCCATTCTGGTTATTGCTATTGTGGCAGCTTATCTGTCAATCCGCCGAATGGTAAGTCCATTAACGAAGCTGTCCAGAGGCGTAAATCTTGTTGCTCAGGGTGACCTTACTCATGATCCTATTACATTCAATAGCAAAGATGAGATTGGTACTCTAGCCCGTAATTTCAATGACATGACACAAAGCCTACGCATGCTCATTACGGAGGTCAATGAAACCTCCATGCAGGTGGCATCTTCCTCCGAAGAACTCTCTGCCAGTGCGCAAGAAACCAACCGAGCGGGTGAGCACAGCGTCAACGTTACGATTGAACTTGCTGATGGAGCCAATACACAGTTACAGAATTTGGAGGGTGGGTATAAGTCTGTACAAGACTTGTCACGATTCATTACTGAGATTGCAGGCAATGCCGATCATGCTATGAATGATGCTGCCAATAACGCTAATAAGGCACGTACAGGTCGAGAAGCAATGGATTCTACTACGAAACAGATGAGCATCGTCAGTGACAGCATCGCTGATCTAGCTGTCATTATTGAAACCTTGGGTGGCTATTCCAAGGAAATCGAGAATATCGTGGGCACGATTGCGAGCATCGCAGAAGAAACCAATCTACTATCGCTAAATGCAGCAATTGAAGCTGCAAGAGCCGGAGAAGAGGGAAGAGGATTTGCTGTAGTTGCCCATTCCGTACGCAAGCTTGCCGAGCGATCAGCCCACTCCGCTGCTCAAATCGGCCAACTGGTAAGCATCATCGTTAACCAGATGGACCAAGCTGGAGAAACTATGAAACGCTCTACGGAAGAGATGGACCAAGGCCGGGAGATGATTGTAACGGCAGGCCAATCCTTCTCCGAGATTGAGATGTCTGTCTCTGGAATGGCTTCACAAAGTCAGCAGATTTCCGGGACAGTTCGCGAACTAGCGTTAATCTCCGATGGTCTCGTTGCTGCCCTTCAGAATATCGTAGACGTCGCTAATCAGACAGCGAGCGGTGCGGAAACATTATCTGCCTCCTCACAAGAACAGCTTGCAGCAATGGAAGAAGTGGAATCAGCTGCAGGTTTCCTGTCCTCGCTAGCTGAGAAGCTACAGATTCTTATTGAACGTTTCAAAGTATAA
- a CDS encoding EAL domain-containing protein, which translates to MDKMGIHYNVWIVLLSFALAATAAYSALNLISQVSRSTCKIRRLWLISGACVLGCGIWTIHYVGIMASRFPVEVNYYPGRAMLSLSVGVLFCYLAFRVTLVPRLRIWNLVVGGILLGSGISAMHYIGMSAMKIVTKIHYDIWIQAAAVTLVLVSSYIGLLMFHKFKECAGFHRWKLYSALFIGFSVTGLQYTSIRASHFEYNSLLGSKPIFVETDIVLLMGVSLVTLLMLAASVGAVFLEHHVLERMAYQDPLTELPNRHGLERYFKDEFFGSRSGAVFFMDIDRFKSINDTIGHDIGDMLLQEVAVRLRRSVGVKGKVFRLGGDEFLIALPDCTLEEAQDVAKHIMQELKKFYRIKGNELYVTASLGISMTPMHGTDRSALMKAADTALYTSKDSGKNKFSVFDLEMYRHQLRRMCLEKDLCKALARSEFMVVYQPKWDSYMNVTVGLEALLRWRHPEHGIISPAEFIPIAEETGLIVPITHWMLHDVCSQNRLWHKEKIANVPVSVNMSARMFEGGSLYDVVEEALTRSGLESHFLELEITESIAMINMEETVAQLSRLRMLGVRVSLDDFGTGFSSLGNLDEIPVNTLKIDQVFIRNSKMHSKKSIISNIIAIATNLNMEVVAEGVETPEQSELLQSLGCRVMQGYYYGRPMPVHELGEWFIANTAAS; encoded by the coding sequence ATGGACAAAATGGGAATCCACTATAATGTTTGGATTGTTTTACTATCATTTGCACTAGCGGCAACTGCTGCTTATTCCGCACTGAATCTGATCTCGCAAGTTTCTCGTTCTACCTGCAAGATTCGACGCCTGTGGCTGATCTCGGGGGCTTGTGTGCTAGGCTGCGGGATTTGGACAATACATTATGTTGGGATAATGGCGAGTCGTTTTCCGGTTGAGGTCAATTATTATCCAGGCAGAGCTATGTTATCACTATCGGTGGGTGTATTGTTCTGCTATTTGGCATTCCGGGTAACATTAGTGCCACGTTTAAGGATATGGAATTTAGTAGTAGGTGGTATTCTCTTGGGAAGTGGTATTTCGGCTATGCATTATATCGGAATGTCTGCCATGAAGATTGTGACGAAGATTCATTATGATATATGGATTCAAGCCGCTGCTGTCACCCTTGTTTTGGTTTCGTCTTATATTGGATTATTGATGTTTCACAAGTTTAAAGAATGCGCGGGGTTTCACCGATGGAAGCTATACTCGGCATTATTTATCGGATTTTCAGTTACCGGATTACAATATACAAGTATAAGGGCTAGCCATTTTGAATATAACAGCTTGCTCGGAAGCAAACCTATTTTCGTGGAGACGGATATTGTCCTGTTAATGGGAGTTTCGCTGGTAACGTTGCTTATGCTCGCAGCTTCTGTTGGCGCCGTATTTCTGGAGCACCATGTGCTTGAACGAATGGCTTATCAAGATCCATTAACGGAGCTGCCGAATCGGCATGGACTGGAACGCTATTTTAAAGATGAATTTTTCGGAAGCAGATCTGGTGCCGTTTTTTTTATGGATATAGATCGGTTTAAGTCGATTAATGATACGATCGGACATGACATAGGTGATATGTTACTGCAGGAGGTCGCTGTAAGGTTAAGACGTTCTGTAGGAGTTAAAGGCAAGGTCTTTCGTTTAGGCGGTGACGAATTTCTGATTGCTCTCCCGGATTGCACGCTGGAGGAAGCGCAGGATGTGGCAAAGCATATTATGCAAGAACTTAAGAAATTCTATCGTATTAAGGGCAACGAGTTATATGTTACTGCAAGCCTTGGAATCAGTATGACTCCTATGCATGGGACTGATCGCTCAGCGCTAATGAAGGCTGCAGATACGGCGCTTTATACTTCTAAGGATTCTGGTAAGAATAAATTCAGTGTGTTCGACCTCGAAATGTATCGCCATCAGTTGCGGCGGATGTGCCTGGAGAAGGATCTTTGCAAAGCGTTGGCACGCTCTGAGTTTATGGTTGTGTATCAGCCTAAATGGGATTCTTATATGAATGTTACGGTGGGTCTTGAAGCGCTGCTGCGCTGGAGACATCCAGAGCATGGGATCATTTCGCCGGCGGAATTCATTCCGATTGCAGAAGAGACTGGACTGATTGTTCCGATTACCCATTGGATGTTGCATGATGTGTGCAGTCAGAACAGGCTCTGGCATAAGGAAAAGATAGCTAACGTCCCAGTCTCTGTTAATATGTCAGCACGGATGTTTGAGGGCGGAAGCTTATACGATGTTGTAGAGGAAGCACTCACACGCTCAGGATTAGAGTCTCACTTCCTTGAACTGGAGATTACAGAGTCCATTGCGATGATTAACATGGAAGAGACGGTTGCACAGCTGTCCAGACTTCGGATGCTTGGGGTAAGAGTGTCGCTGGATGACTTTGGGACAGGTTTCTCATCCCTTGGTAATCTGGATGAGATTCCAGTCAATACGCTCAAGATTGACCAAGTATTTATTCGTAACAGTAAGATGCATTCCAAAAAATCCATTATCAGCAATATTATTGCGATTGCCACCAATCTTAATATGGAAGTCGTAGCGGAAGGTGTGGAGACACCAGAGCAGAGTGAATTGCTGCAATCACTCGGTTGTAGAGTCATGCAGGGGTATTATTACGGACGGCCGATGCCCGTTCATGAACTGGGCGAGTGGTTTATAGCGAATACGGCAGCGTCGTGA
- a CDS encoding ABC transporter ATP-binding protein, whose amino-acid sequence MGHADEPVIAISGLWMNYTDRMVLRGIDLKVYRGQIIGYIGPNGAGKSTTVKIMLGLVEGYNGKVEIFGRDIADGDVSYKKRIGYVPEVAELYDSLTAREYLTFVGELYGLKRSDVDYKAEKLMALLGLEKAYDSRIATFSKGMKQKVLLISSMLHDPDILFLDEPLSGLDANSVMVVKEIFASLAARGKTIFYSSHIMDVVEKISSRIVLIDGGDIVADGSFAELKEKGREGTLEDIFNQLTGFDKYRDIAGEFVAVMQEDSPHD is encoded by the coding sequence ATGGGACATGCTGATGAACCAGTCATTGCGATTTCTGGTTTATGGATGAACTACACTGACCGAATGGTGCTAAGGGGAATTGATCTTAAGGTATACAGAGGACAAATTATTGGCTATATCGGCCCTAACGGGGCTGGCAAGAGTACAACTGTCAAGATTATGCTCGGTTTGGTAGAAGGTTATAACGGCAAAGTAGAGATTTTCGGTAGGGATATTGCTGATGGAGATGTTTCTTACAAGAAACGAATAGGTTACGTGCCTGAGGTAGCTGAATTATATGATAGCCTCACCGCTAGAGAGTATCTAACCTTTGTTGGTGAGTTGTATGGCCTAAAGCGTAGTGATGTGGATTACAAAGCTGAAAAGTTAATGGCCTTGCTCGGTCTTGAGAAAGCTTATGATTCGCGGATCGCAACCTTCTCCAAAGGGATGAAACAAAAGGTGTTGCTGATCTCCAGCATGCTTCATGATCCCGATATTCTATTCTTAGATGAACCGCTGAGTGGTCTGGATGCTAATAGCGTAATGGTAGTGAAGGAGATTTTTGCATCTCTGGCAGCACGGGGTAAGACCATTTTTTATTCTTCACACATCATGGATGTGGTTGAGAAGATCAGCAGCCGGATTGTTTTGATTGACGGAGGAGACATCGTGGCAGATGGGAGCTTTGCGGAACTTAAAGAGAAGGGCCGTGAAGGGACGCTTGAGGATATTTTTAATCAATTAACTGGATTTGATAAATACCGTGATATTGCTGGGGAATTTGTTGCGGTCATGCAAGAGGACTCTCCTCATGACTGA